AGGTAAGTTCTTTATTTGTATCCGTTttatatattgtttaaaactaaTCGTTTCCGCTCATTTGTTTAAATACAGGAAGGCCAAAGGATTTTATGTCGACACCCGTTTAATGAATCAAAGAGAGCTTATGTGGTGCCACAACATGTTGAGGATCTGATGAAGTGTTATTGGCCTGGCAGTGCAGGTTACACTTGAATATTCCAATtttttttcaatatatatatatatatccaattTATACATTTGTATGATTAAAATGTATATAAATATGTGAAGACAAAGCAAGAGAAGAGCTGCCAACGCTTGAGCAGATCAGAAACCATTGTATGAAACAACTGGATCAGATGCGAACCGATCACATGAGAATATTAAATCCAACACCTTACAAGGTAAgcataaaaacatttttttacaaaaaaagttATTAAACACAAATATAATTTAATGCTTTTACTGGAACAGGTTAGTGTAAGTGCAAAGCTATATGAGTTCATTCATTTTCTATGGCTCAACGAAGCACCCGTAGGGGAGCTGCAGTAAGGATGCATATGTTACGCAGATAAACCTGACATCATGGTCGTTTGAATATTTTTATTGTTTATCTGAATACCACAATAAACATTTCCATTCATACAATGCATAATTGACCTTGTTTTTTATATTACATCCGACCCGAAGTAATTAAATTGCGTCAAAAAGATCATTGAGTTTCACCCACCCATAACCGCACCGGTCCCTGACCTTATGTGCTGTCATCGAGGCTAATTCAACCAAAGGTGTGATCCTAGCAGCCTCTTTCTCAACTGAAGCCCGAAACTTAGCCTCAACCTGAAACACAATTGATAAAATTTTATGAACTGTTGGTCTCTATTTATGTGAATATCATACTATAAAATTCAAATTTGAGTTGGGTTCAACGTAAAAACCTTATCAATGCACCGATCAACATCCAGAAGATAGCAGAAGTACGAGAGTTGTTTGTACACATCTGCCTCAGAGTACTAGTCAAGGTAAAGTTTCTAGTCAGTAAAATGTTGATAAATAGTGACAAATAAACTAGAAAAGTATTATTTATAATTATACTGAAGCTTGAAAGAAGAGATGGAAACCTGTCTCACAAGACGGCCATTGCATCGAGGATAACTTGGACATACAGTTCCTCTCTCAGCGTCCCCAATGACTCGCAGGTTCAAACTTCGTGTGGTATAGTTGCAGGTTTCATCATCACACTGAACGTTTTTCGCATAATAGTTAGATAATAAACCGTATTCTTGTACAAAAATCatatatttaaaacataaaattgtTGCGTACCGTCATTACACCCTTATAGTATGTTGATATGAATAGATCTGCTCGTCGTTTTACCTGATAGCAACAATATAAGAGTTATGTTTCACATCTTTACAtaggatttttaatttaatttatcaAAGGTTTTAACCTGGTTGGATATTGAAACCGGAGGGACTTCCACTTGACATTTAGGGCAACATAACTTTTGCCAAAAACTGGATGATTGATCTTGCAAGTCTGACGGCTTTTCAAGGATTAATGTACGTATGTAACTGGAGACAGATGGACAGTCAAAAGTATCGGAGCAACCAGGACATGACAAACGTAACGCCTCACAACCACGGTACCTAAAATCCATATTAAAAGCACAATTACAGTTATGCATCAGTTAAAACTGTAAGAAAGCACCAACAAGAGCAGAAGTGAAAAAGAGTAAATTAGTGATTACCTCTCTTCATCATCTGTGACAGAGATAACTGAGCTGGAATAATCGTTGTTTgcaatttcgattgatttgctttgAAACTGAAAAATAAGTCATAAACAAAAGACCCAattaggcctgtaaatgaaccaaaCGAGAACACGAACAAAGGCATGTTCGTGTCCGTTCATTCAaatttaaccgaacacgaacacaaacataTAACCGAACACATtttctgttcatgttcgtttattaagaaaatgATCATTTTCCTCTTCGTTTATGTCTATTCATTTAAAACTTCGTTTATGTCTATTCATTTAAAACTTAAACGGACAGTTCACAAACGTAAACGAACATAATTTAACaataaacaacacaaatgaacataattgaACAAACTTACACGATCATAAATGAACATAaagtattttttatataaattagtgattAATTACGTTAAATTTCATTGAAAACCCCATTTTTTATTATTAGAAAGCCCAATTaccaattagttatatttatacaAGTAGTACAGAGTTCCTTTTTTGTTTAACATTTAACCACCACAAGTGGCCTAGTGGTGGAGTGACTTGGGTTCTCCAatggagacccaagttcaattcccattagtgccactttggtggccaccgacacccgctttaaagccggaccgaggacactcgaggtctcgggtttgaaacatgtttcttacccctctttgatggctatgggtatttgccgccagggatccttgtcgggtggtgaactgggaagggagatcccttccgcggtcaggggtaccgtgcaactacccttttttatataaatatagcTATTTGTGTATTTAAATTgaaacgaacaaacataaacaaatgtaaatGAACTAACATAAATGAACTAACATaaccaaacgttcacgaacataaatgaatgaacaaagcgtgtgttcatgttcgttcgtttaattaaaattaaatgaacaaaaaattgtgttcatgtttgtttaGTTATTAAATTAACGAACATAAACGACACGTTCAGTTTATTTACAGGCCTAGAcccaattttgttagttaagaaCTAATGGTGACCACAAAAAGCTTGGGTGTACCTTGGAAGGATCAAGCCCTAAACAATCAGCCAGAACGGATGGGCTTGTACCCTCGATTGATGCACAGAGACGCGATACTACTGGATGAATCTGAAATGACCATAAAAAGTTGATGAGGTAATAGAACAAAAAACTACATAATAAAACTAGAATACAtataaataaaaagtaaaaactaCCTGTTGTGCCAGATAATAATCAATGTCAATCATTAATTTCTCGTTATCCTTTGTTAATTCATCAGGGTGTCTTGCACGCTGAGCGATCCCTGCCGATGAACTCGAACCATTCCCCTATTgacataaataaaaatataaataaatagaaAAACAGATCAAAGAGACAGATTATGCAAAAGTGAGTGAACTTTTAAAACTAACCGGCTCACAGCAAATTATATAAGGAACTGTATCACCAGCAGAGCAACCACTGGTGTATCCTAGTTTTCGCAGCCTGAGTGCCACCTGTATCGAGTATAGCAAGTGAATGAACAACCATAAACACATAAATACATAATGAACCAAAATAGACAAGATTTGTGGTGTTACTTCAACATGCGGTTGACTTTTAGCATCTGGATAGGCTTCAGGTGGTTTGGTCAACGATTTTGTAATAATATATTTCTCCAATGCTACTTCTCCATTCCTCATTTCCTCTTGTACCTGCTTATACAGATAATAAGATTTGTAATGTTCGCTTATGAATCAAGATTCTATCTGAATATAATTATCCAATACTTGTGAATATACCTTCCTGAGTTTGTTGTGTATTGATTCAACAACTTCCTCGCAGGACCTATTAGTATAAGAGTTCATGCATCGTAAGTTTCAAAAAGTGATGATGCTTGAAAATAGACACAAAGTATACATACAGCTCGGATAATATTTGTTCCAAACAGAAATCTCCTGTTTCCTTAGATAACAAACTCCAGTCACGTCGAACCATATCAAGACCTTTTCGCTCTATAACCTACATATTTCATAAAATTTAGAAACTACAggtaatataaaaaataataatattcaaAGAATACCTAAATAAGTACCTTATGAACTTTCCCATCTCTTATTTGCTCTTTCACTGCTGCATATTTCTTCTTCTTAAGCAGCAGCATTCTCTTGTATAGACCATCAAGATCAATTTCTAAACGCTTGTATCTCTTATTAACCTAACATTCAAACGGATACAGGAGTTAATTCACAaaaaggcaaaatgacatcaaACAAGTTAAAACTCTACCTCTCTGATGACATTTCCTGCAATAGCTTTGGCTTTGCTAATATCATCAAGTCCAGTATATATCATAATTGAATCGGTATCACCATAAATCACCTGGAAACAAAAAGAAAAACTTCAAGAAACATAACAAGTCaataaaaaagacaaaaatgaATTACTGTATTAAATAAATCACCTCCAAGTTTAGATTATTCTGAACAAGATCAACagtcttttgcaaaatctctcTCCCCTGTAAATAATATACAACTTAGTAATCACATATTTGTTCTTATAGAAAATTCCATATTTCAGAAGAAACTTATAGCGTTTCTTACTTGTAGTGTTATAAGCTCTGCAAGTGGCTTTGCATAGAACCTGGAATTTGAAAACCCCAAGCATCCATACATACTATTTGCTGTTAATTTAAGGGCTTGCTGTTGTATATCAAATTGTTGGTACTTGAGACCCGTTGCAGTTTTCAACCACTCTTTTACATTTCTCCTTCTCTCAACTAGATTTTTAAGTAGCTACAATCATATAAAAATTagttacttttaatcttttaCTTGTGTTATCAGTTATGTTTAATTACCTCAGGTAGAACTCCAGTTGCTTTTGAAGAAGGTAAGCGAGGAACTAAACCATCTTCGGATCTGTCTACTGTTGTGAAACAGATATTATACTCCTGATAAGAAAACATAAATGTTTAGCTCAGCATACATATGAAGAGGTGGGACGTAACAGAGTATAGTGAATGTATGACTAACCTGGATGATAGAAGGGTATAGACTGTTGAAATCCagaagtaaaatatatttatCATATAAACCTTTTTTGGGTTCTAACACCAAACCTCCTGCATACGCGGGTCCTTTTTTGGATCTTACAGGCTCGTTTTCTATTTCATCGTTCACACCCAAATCATTCATTACTTTTTCCTCAGGACTCTCTGACTTGCGTTTTGCTACTACTTTGTTTTCCTTTGGTGTATAAAGCTTGTCAGGTACCATAAATTTCTTTGCATGGAATGCATGCAATAAAAGATATTCAACTCTTTGAGCTCTAGCACCCTGAAACCAAATTCATATGAATattatatgcatatatatatgtgtgtgtgatgCAAGAAGCTTTTCACTAGTGTTTACCTGAAGAGTTTTACCCCAAAGATTACCACTAATATTAGTCAGTTGACGTGTGAGAGGAAGCACACTCAAATGAAACATGAGTTCCATTGACAACCAGGCATCTGTCTCCCCGATTTCAATCTGAAAATCCacaatattaatatttttttttaaaacttgtcatgaaatgtttttaaaaaatatgACCGAAATGAGCGATAGGACATACAAGTTCCATTAAGGTTTGAGAGCTTTGAAACAGCCGAGGGATATCATGTGGAGCAATCTCCTTCCGCTTCTTACTCAACTGAGTTTTTGCAAGTTCTGTCAATGAATAACTAACCTGGAAAAAAAACTTTTATCCgttaatatttaattattaaaaagtAATATATCGTCTTGATATACAGCCCAACATAATCTTCACACCTCCTTCAACAGATCACGAGAACACAAAAAGGTATCACATAAAAGCCGACCGGCAATGCAAGACATAATTCCTGGACTTGCTCCAGACCCGAAAACCGTGCTGCCTTTACTAAGCCTAGGCATCTCAGACCGCTTAAGCCGTCCTATTTTCGACCACATGCTATTAGGAACTTTGCAAGCCTGAAATATCATGTTATtgtttaactaattaattaaaccAGGCATAAAgtaaatttaatttaatatttcaaCATTCAACCTTGACTCTGTTGAGAAGAACATCCAAATCAAATCCGGATATATTGTGACCAACGAGAATATCACTATCCAGTTTGTGTAATTCAATCATCAACCGGTTTAATAAAGCTCTTTCACTGCTTTCCATGCTAATGATGTTTGACCCAGCCTTTGAGTTTCTATCTGCTGCTTCTTTGCTAAATCCCATTGGAAACAAGCCGTCTTCAAGCTTACGCACAACTGTAAAATGGCTTAACATTCCAGGTCTTGTCCATTCAGAGGCTAACATGGGGGTGTCAATCTGTACGGTTCAGCCGTTAATTAGAAGCGGATTCACAGTTTAACACATAATAGACAATTCAGTAGCAAAATATATGTATCATATGAGGTACCTTGGCTTTATGACAGCAAATGACGGATGCAGAGGCGATTTcatttgtattttgtttttggtttattaCAGTTTTCAGATTGATCGCAGTGACAACTACAGGAGGAATCTCTCCAGTATTTGTTGGGTTATTGGCAACTTTAATGTCTTTTGAACAATCAACAGTAACCTCAAATTTGCACCAGCTTACCTGTTCATAAAAGTAATCAATATGATATGAAGAACTCAACCGAAATtgtataaaaaaaaagttaattcaGAAGCCTCACACGCTGAGCAGTGGAACAACTAGAAAACTTTGAAATTGATAACCATGAGGGTCCTTTTATCTTCCTTTTGATAAGAAAAAGCTCTAGGGCACTGCATGCATCACAATGATTTGTTTTCAAGTTCTACAAATTTTGTAAATAATCTGATATTACAATTAATTTAGAATTTTCAAGAAAAACAGAAACCTTGTATGTGTTCCCAGCAGAGCACTAAAAGTATCTCCCTTAAGATCTGAAGAAAGCGGTGGGTCCTGCAGTTTCAACATATAAAATGTCAACAAAAACCTATataagaaaagaaagaagaatcAAGGGTCATAATGTGTGAAATACCTTGAATGGATAACTAATTTTAAGTACATAATGTTCTCTGCGCTCTATGTCAGATCTCTCAAATGCATAATTCCTCTGAAAATTAATGAAAAAAGTCACAAACAATCATCCAAGAGCAGTTGGTTAACAGAAATGAGACATGCTAAAGTTAACATCAATTCTTTATTTTTAAATCTAATTTGGCTAAATAACAGACCTTCACTGGTTTCATGCTGAAGTTTGAAACATTGCGGTCAAGCAATTGTTTTGTCAGGTCGGCCTTCAATCCAGATGCCATTTCCTAATAAAGTAAAATTTTGTCTATAATAACTGGAAGGGACAATAACTAATAATACAAGTAAAATGGTTATGTAACTTAGAGGAATGTAAGGAAGGTCTATTACATGAAGCTTGGTGAGAAAATCTGCAGGTGATACTTTTGATTCTTCAAGCTTCAGAATGGCAGTCTCGTTAAATGCATGACCACTGGGGATAGCATATATGCATCTCTGCATATTCTTCACAACCACACAACAACTGTGATACGTATTTCCCGCTTTAACCTTCATTCAAATGGAAACTTTCAAAGATCAAGATCATTCTTTATCCATCATGCATAGAGCACAAGAGTTAACGTCTTAAAGTAAAATTCAATTTGTCACGTCAAACATCCACAAGGCATGAGACAACTCATTTAATGTCTATTACTTTTCAGTGGTCTGCTTTAAGTGTCAAGTTaaaccttggtttaaaaaagcgcgaagcgctccgaagcgttttggttccaaaagctttaagcaaagcttcaagcgcgaagcgagagcttcacgtatacgaagcgctccatattatatataattatatataatgttaattttatatatatgtataaaaaatagctatccatattatatatatgtattttataatgttaattttgtacttttatgcataaattaaaaagtttaaggaccaaatgtaactactgaagatagagggggttaaatgtttaaatagaCAAACTATCTTTACACTTTTTAAGTAAAAAGTTAGAAGTTTTAGGGACTGAATGTAAACTAatgaaagatagaggggttaaatgtttaaaaaccttaacttataaaaaccctaaaaacctaaaagACATATACGCAGCCGTCAGcatctctcttcttcttcttccccctTCTTCCTGGTTTCCGGCTGAAAGCAACTCCGTCGCCGGAATTTGTCGCTTAAAAAATGGCCCAAATATTAAAAAATGGCCCAAATAGTGATCTGATTGGCTGGAGCGTCGCTTCACAGCTTCAACGCTTCACCGCTTAAAGCTCGCTTCAGCTCGCTTCATGTAATGCAGCGCTTCAGAGCCAAAAAAGCGTTTTTCCGATCGCTTCATCGCTTCATCGCCTCAAGCGCGCTTCaagcgcgcttttttaaaccaagagtTAAACAGTAGGTGCCATAATGCATCATGATATTCACATTCAGATTTATATTAGACCATAGCAGTGTAAACAAAGAAATAAAATAGAGATATTACAAGCAATGTCTTTCCCATAGTTCCGATTTTTATGAAATACGCTTCTCTTACAATCTAAGTACTGTTCTTATTCGTCTACTGTCAAAAGTTCAGCTTGATACATAATAAGTTGTAAATTAGTAAACAATCATAAATAAAAAAGTAGCGTTACATGACATAGATTATCTACATCTATTGGTGCATTAGTGCATACAAGCTTCCATTATTCACTGACAGCCGTGATAATTGTCTACCTATGactagggctgcaaatgaaccaaacgttcggtgaacagttcgtgaaccgttcggcgggaagttcgtttgtgttcgttcatttattaaacaaacaaacacgaacaagaaatttcgttcgtttaactaaacgaacgaacatgaacagaggttgtgttcgttcatttatgttcgtgaatgttcggtaacgtgttcgattgtgttcgatagttcattggTGTTTTTAGTTTCTATATTTTATCtatatacttcaaaattccgacaaataaaatacTTAATAAGTGTCATTGTATTATATATCCTACTCAtgaatgtttgtttgtgttcgtttgcttCCATTTCTGTTCATGGACATTAGTTTGTACCCATTCGTGTGCATCAACGTTCATTtccgttcgttgcctaaaattaacaaacaaacacaaacgaacacgaacacgaacaagttcatttccttaacaaacgaacacaaacataaaatctcgttcggtaagtgttcatgaacagttcgtgaacacatatatttcttaacaaacgaacacgaacaaggtcttgtttgtgttcgttcggttcgtttacagccctacctaTGACCTCTTACTGAAACCTTCCACACAATGCTACAATACAACATGCACCATGTAATATGAGAAAGGCATGTCACATGAAAATCTGAAAACCTTATTAGCAGACTGTTATTCAAACTACAGTTGATGAAATGAAAAAAAACACCCTTGAGTGTTCAATCAATGACCGAATACGAATAAAACAAGTGACATGAAACATGATATGATTTTATTAAAAATCTAATGTGCTTCCTAAATcctaagagggtgtttgggattacattttgaagtgattatttgattattgcgtttgtaaaacataaataatctaaaaaagtgtttggatgaaaaagtgattatctgcctccaaaacgcagttttggagaagcatgtacctacatgctttttcaaaacgcagttttgaaaacgcataatctattttgaaaccgcaacaccaaacaccccctaagacATTCATAACATGCTACTATGCTAGATGCATCATCATGTAGATATAAGTGCTCAAGCCAAGTGTGACTACAATGTTAAGTCTACTGAGTCCTGTATAATTACCAAAATCATGAATGATAAAATCAAACAATATTGTCGATGTCAACTTGAAATAAGTAACTAATAATTTTTGCAACTGACATAAAGTTAAACAGACATAAATACCTTCCCAAACAGATAAATTTTGCCAGCATTAGAACCATAAAACTCCTCATAAGCATCAAGCATGTAGAAAGGCAGAGACCCATCCGAATCCACAACAAACGGAGACTTTCCATCCGAATTCAAACCCGAACCAGTCTCCTCACTCAAACCAGAACTCACAACCGCCTGCAACCCTGCACTTGCACTAAAAGTTGGATCCTTCTCCTCTTTAACTTTCGCATTCAACGTCCAAACAACCGCCTCCTTCACCGCTTCCGCCTCAACTTTAGCCTCAACTTTCGCCTCAACTTTCACCTCACTCTCATCCTTCACCACCTCAACTTCCCTTCCCACCACTTCCACACCACCCAAATCCTCACCATTTTCGGGCCTATCAAACAACTTCTTTTCATCTGGCTGTTCATCAGActtttcatcaaacaccttatgTGCATTCTCAATCTTAACCTTAACTGCACTATCTGAAACCAAAACTGTGTCGTGTTGAACAAACCTTTTATTAACATTATTATTACTTCTCCTTCTTTTCTCCTTCTCACTCTCATCAGGTGTAATTTCAGCAAGCACATCATCTAAAATACTATCACAAACCGCCACAGCAGGCTTACTCTTATTAAAAACAGCAGAAGTAAACAAGTTAGATATCCTCTGCTTACCCATCAAAGCAGCCGCAGCTTCAAACGAAGGCTTCTTCACTTCTCTCTTTTCCGATTTCGTCTTCTTCGGTTTCTTCTTCTCCAATTCACCTTCCGATTCCTCTTCAGACGACGGAACGACACCGGATTTAGTCCAATCCTCCTCTTCTCCTTCATCTGCGTAACCTAAACCATCATCGTCAACGATAAAGTTTCGGTAATCTTCTTGCCGTTTGGCCACGAGACTCTCGTACTCATCGTCGTCTACGGTGTCGTAGATCGGCTCGTCGATTTTGATCTGGTAACGATCTGCGTCGTTGGTGTTGCCGCCTTGTCGTAGGGTTTTGAGTTTGCGAAGTGCTTCTGCTCGTTTTTCTGAGTCGACTCCTCTTGTTTTTCGCTTTTGGCGTTGGTTATCGTCTGTCATTTTGATCTGGTGATTCAGTTGGGTTGATTGTTGTTTGGTTTGTGGAGTAGATCTACTGAGGGTTTGGTCTGTAGGGTTTGATGAAATGGGGGAAAGTGAGATGTGTAAAATGGCGGGAAGAACATTTTAGCGCCAAAAGTAAATTGGGGGAAAGGTGCGCGACCCGGGCTATACCCGGTTGCCCGATATACCATGTGGAATCCACCCATATGCAACTAGGG
Above is a window of Helianthus annuus cultivar XRQ/B chromosome 14, HanXRQr2.0-SUNRISE, whole genome shotgun sequence DNA encoding:
- the LOC110903948 gene encoding DNA polymerase alpha catalytic subunit; its protein translation is MTDDNQRQKRKTRGVDSEKRAEALRKLKTLRQGGNTNDADRYQIKIDEPIYDTVDDDEYESLVAKRQEDYRNFIVDDDGLGYADEGEEEDWTKSGVVPSSEEESEGELEKKKPKKTKSEKREVKKPSFEAAAALMGKQRISNLFTSAVFNKSKPAVAVCDSILDDVLAEITPDESEKEKRRRSNNNVNKRFVQHDTVLVSDSAVKVKIENAHKVFDEKSDEQPDEKKLFDRPENGEDLGGVEVVGREVEVVKDESEVKVEAKVEAKVEAEAVKEAVVWTLNAKVKEEKDPTFSASAGLQAVVSSGLSEETGSGLNSDGKSPFVVDSDGSLPFYMLDAYEEFYGSNAGKIYLFGKVKAGNTYHSCCVVVKNMQRCIYAIPSGHAFNETAILKLEESKVSPADFLTKLHEMASGLKADLTKQLLDRNVSNFSMKPVKRNYAFERSDIERREHYVLKISYPFKDPPLSSDLKGDTFSALLGTHTSALELFLIKRKIKGPSWLSISKFSSCSTAQRVSWCKFEVTVDCSKDIKVANNPTNTGEIPPVVVTAINLKTVINQKQNTNEIASASVICCHKAKIDTPMLASEWTRPGMLSHFTVVRKLEDGLFPMGFSKEAADRNSKAGSNIISMESSERALLNRLMIELHKLDSDILVGHNISGFDLDVLLNRVKACKVPNSMWSKIGRLKRSEMPRLSKGSTVFGSGASPGIMSCIAGRLLCDTFLCSRDLLKEVSYSLTELAKTQLSKKRKEIAPHDIPRLFQSSQTLMELIEIGETDAWLSMELMFHLSVLPLTRQLTNISGNLWGKTLQGARAQRVEYLLLHAFHAKKFMVPDKLYTPKENKVVAKRKSESPEEKVMNDLGVNDEIENEPVRSKKGPAYAGGLVLEPKKGLYDKYILLLDFNSLYPSIIQEYNICFTTVDRSEDGLVPRLPSSKATGVLPELLKNLVERRRNVKEWLKTATGLKYQQFDIQQQALKLTANSMYGCLGFSNSRFYAKPLAELITLQGREILQKTVDLVQNNLNLEVIYGDTDSIMIYTGLDDISKAKAIAGNVIREVNKRYKRLEIDLDGLYKRMLLLKKKKYAAVKEQIRDGKVHKVIERKGLDMVRRDWSLLSKETGDFCLEQILSELSCEEVVESIHNKLRKVQEEMRNGEVALEKYIITKSLTKPPEAYPDAKSQPHVEVALRLRKLGYTSGCSAGDTVPYIICCEPGNGSSSSAGIAQRARHPDELTKDNEKLMIDIDYYLAQQIHPVVSRLCASIEGTSPSVLADCLGLDPSKFQSKSIEIANNDYSSSVISVTDDEERYRGCEALRLSCPGCSDTFDCPSVSSYIRTLILEKPSDLQDQSSSFWQKLCCPKCQVEVPPVSISNQVKRRADLFISTYYKGVMTCDDETCNYTTRSLNLRVIGDAERGTVCPSYPRCNGRLVRQYSEADVYKQLSYFCYLLDVDRCIDKVEAKFRASVEKEAARITPLVELASMTAHKVRDRCGYGWVKLNDLFDAI